In Deinococcus psychrotolerans, the genomic window GCGCTTCCAGGCGGCTTTCCAACTTGGCAAGAGCGCGGGGCGTGAAAGCCTGATGCACCAGCCCGCGCAGGCGGCGGTGTTCGGCTCCGTCGGAGAGCAGCATGTTGTCGCCCATCAGTTGCACGGTGCGGGGCAGCGGCAACGGAAACTTACTGCCACCTGTCTTACCACTCAGTCTGCTGCGGTCACGCACCAGGCGCGGGTCTTTGAGAAGCGCCGCGCAGTCGTCGTAGCGTGAGAGCAGATACACGTCCAGCACGGCCAATTTGCCTTTGTGTACGGGAGAATGTTCGCGCAGCAATCGGTAATACTCATACTTGTTGCGGGCGAATTCACGGCTGAAGACGTTCAGCGGCCTGCTGAGATTGGGATGTGCTGAAATGGTCATGGTGGAGTAGCCTCCCAGTGGAATTGAGCAGCGTACCACTGACTACACGCTCAATTACGCGCCGCCGCCCGCTGAAGTTCCCAACGTTTCGGCGCTCCTCTATGCTTGCTACACTCTGCTCGATGAAAACCCTCGTCTCGGCCATTCAGCAGCACGGCGTCATCCTTCCCGGCGGCATTCTCAAAGTAGACAGCTTGGTCAACCACCAGCTCTTGCCGGAACTCACCCGCGAAATGGGTGTGCGCTTTGCCGAGTATTTCCGCGAGCTCAAGCCCAATAAAGTGCTGACCATCGAAGTCAGCGGCATCGCTCCGGCGCTGATCACGGCCATTGAACTCGGCGTGCCGATGGTCTACGCCCGCAAGAAAAAGCCGATCACCATGAAAGAGCCGTCGTTTACCGCGCAGTCGGTCAGCCGCACCAAAGGCGGGGTAGTGAATTTATTCGTATCCAGCGAGTTTTTGGGGCCAGATGACCGCGTGATCGTGATCGACGACTTTTTGGCCTCGGGCGGGACGCTACGGGCGCTGGCCAGCATGATTGGCTCTAGCGGCGCGGAGCTCCTCGGCCTCGGCTGCGTCATCGAAAAGAACTTCGAGCATGGCCGCGAAAACTTGGCGGATTTGGGCGTGCCGATTCACACGCTGGCCAATATCTTGGAACTCAGCGAGGCGGGCGGCGTGGTGGTCGTCGAAGGCCGCTGACTTTTGATTTGCCTTTTCTTAAGAGGGCCGCGCCGCGCTGGCCGGCTGCGGTAAGCTCAACTTATGACCATGCGCCCAAATCCGCTGCTCGGCGATCCCACCAAGAGCCGAGTCGTGATTGCCACCTATCCCGATTACTTGCAGGCGCAGCGGGCGGTGGATTACTTGTCAGATCAAAAGTTTGCCGTCGAGCGCACCGCCATCGTGGGTGAAGGGCTCAAGCTCGTGGAGCAGGTCACGGGCCGCCTCGACTGGACGCGGGCGCTGAGCCTCGGGATGGGTCAGGGCGCGACGACGGGCATTTTCATTGGTTTGGTGTTTGCCTTTTTGGGCTTCGGCGGCGAGCGCAGTTTCCTGACGCTGCTGATTGACGGCCTGCTCATCGGCGTGATGATCGGCGCGGTGTGGGGGCTGCTCAGCTACGCCCTCAGCGGCGGGCGGCGCGACTTTACCAGCGTCGGCGGAATGCGGGCCGATCACTACAGCGTCATGGCCGACGGCGAAGTGGCCGAGCAGGCGCGTGACCTGCTCTCGGGGATGCCGCACGAATCGCGTGGGTCTTAAAGAGCGTCTGGCCCGGATAAAAAGAGTGGATGAGCAGAGCAGCCTTGTGGTTGACCCGGCTTAAGCGCTCAGCTTAAGCGAAAGATAGGTCGCCCGCGCTCCACAAACCGCGAGTGGCCCTCTAAACTAGCTGCATGTCCCACAGCCTAGAACTTCAAGAACTGATTGCCGAAATGGAGCAGCGCCGCGCCGTGGTAGAAGCAGGCGGCGGCGCAGCCAAGCAGCAAAAACAGCGCGACGCCGGGAAGCTGACGGCCCGTGAGCGCATAGACACCCTCCTAGACGAGGGGAGTTTTTTGGAGCTGTCCACCTTTACCGAACACGGCGGCGGCGCTTTGATGCGCGGTGTGGAAGCCCCCGGTGAAGGCGTGATTACCGGCAGCGGCAGCATTGGTGGGCGGCAGGTCTTTGTGTTTTCGCAGGACTTCACGGTGCTGGGCGGCTCTCTGGGCAAGCGCAATGCCCAAAAAGTCGCCAAGATCATGGACTTGGCCGCCAAAACAGGTTGCCCCATCATCGGCCTCAACGACTCGGCAGGTGCGCGGATTCAGGAAGGGGTGGACAGCCTCAGCGGCTACGGCGAAATCTTTTACCGCAACGCCACCTACTCCGGCGTGGTGCCGCAGATCAGCGCCATCTTGGGGCCGTGTGCGGGCGGGGCCGTCTACTCGCCTGCCCTCACCGACTTTATTTTGATGAGCCGGGGCAGCAGCTTTATGTTCATCACCGGCCCCGAAGTCATCAAAAGTGTGACCCGTGAGGAAGTCACCTTCGATCAGCTGGGCGGCGCGGACGTTCACAACCGCAAATCCGGCGTGGCCCACCTCGAATTCGACGGCGACGAAGCGGTGCTGGACGGCATTCGCCACTTGCTTCAATACTTGCCGCAAAATGCCCGCCAGAAGCCGCCGAGCCGCCCCACCAGCGACTCTTCTGCCCGCCAGACCACCGAGCTGCTCGACATCGTAACGCCCGACCAGCGCCGCCCCTACGCCATGCATGAAGTGATTCACAGCCTGGTGGACGGGGGTGAGTTCTTTGAAATTCAGCCGCTGTGGGCCAAGAATATTCTTTGCGGCTTCGCGCACCTCGGCGGCGAGGTGGTGGGCATTGTCGCCAACAATCCCAAGGTGATGGCCGGAACGCTCAATATCGACGCTTCCGATAAGGCTGCCCGCTTTATTCGCACCTGCGACTGCTACAACATTCCGATTCTGACTTTGGTGGACGTGACAGGCTTCCTCCCTGGCGTGGCGCAGGAGCACGCCGGAATCATCCGGCACGGCGCGAAGATGCTGTACGCCTACGCCGAAGCCAGCGTGCCCAAAATCACCCTGATTACCCGCAAGAGCTACGGCGGAGCGTACTTGGCCATGAACAGCCGCGACATGGGTGCGGACGTGGTCTACGCTTGGCCCACCGCCGCCGTCGCCGTGATGGGCGCGGAGGGCGCGGCCAATATCGTCTACCGCCGCGAAATTCAGGCGGCTGAGAACCCCGAAGCGGTGCGGGCCGAGAAAATCGCTGAATACAAAGAAGCCTTCGACAACCCTTATGTGGCCGCCGCCAAAGGCTACATCGACGAGATCATTCCGATGGAAGACACCCGCCGCCGCCTGATCGCCACCTTCAAGATGCTGGAAGGCAAGGAAGAGCAGCGGCCTTACCGGAAGCATGGGAACGAGCCTTTGTAAGCCGCTTAGACCGTAACGGCCAGCGCGTTCGACTTACGCGGCCACTTGCTGAGACAGCCTAAGCCCCTGCTCTAAATCGGGTAATACGTCCGCGACTCGCCCCTGAGGAAGTCGCGGGTGGGAATCCAGATCAGCGGGTTGCGCTCCTCGACTTCCGGCGGCGGGCCAAACTTGACCAAGCTCAGCACCTGATCGAACGGAACCCACTGCGTGCCGACCACTTCGGGGTCAGTCGGAGCGAGTTCGCCGGTAAAGTTCGCCGTGAAGCGGCCAAAGGTGGCGTAACACTCGTTGCGGGTGCCGTTCAGCATCTCGCCTTCCAGCAAGCTGACAAACTGCAAATCGGTGACGCTCAGGCCGGTTTCAAAGCGGACTTGGCGCACGGCGGCGGCGGCCAGACTTTCGCCGAGGTGGGCTTTGCCGCCCGGCAAGCCGTAAAAGATGCTGCCGTCGTCCATGCGCTCGGCGACCAAGAGCAGGTGGTGGTCGTTGACCAGATAAACGTGGGCCGCACGCTTGATCGGCAGCGTGCGTGACAGATGACTCATAGCGCTTAGTTTAGCGGCTTGAGGAGGCGAGAGGGCCGTGTGACCCTGTCTGCTTGCCCCGCGCCGAGTAAACTGGCAGCATGGTGGACGCACTGATTGGAAACACGCCCCTCGTCAAGCTGCAAAGCGTAACCGAAAGTGGAATGGCCGAGATTTTTGTCAAGCTCGAAGGCCAGAATCCCGGCGGCAGCATCAAAGACCGCACCGCGCTGGGCATGGTGGAAGACGCCGAGCGACGCGGCCTGCTCAAACCCGGCGGGCTGATCGTGGAGCCGACCAGCGGCAACACCGGCATTGGGCTGGCACAGGTGGCGGCGGCGCGGGGCTACAAACTGCTGCTGTGTATGCCCGCCTCCATGAGCGAGGAGCGCAAGCGCACGCTGGCCGCCTACGGAGCCGAGTTGGTGCTGACTGATCCGAAGCGGCGAATGCTGGCCGCCATCGAGGAAGCCGAGAAGATCGTGGCCGAGCGGGGCGGCTGGATGCCCAATCAGTTTGCCAACCCCGCCA contains:
- a CDS encoding acyl-CoA carboxylase subunit beta, translated to MSHSLELQELIAEMEQRRAVVEAGGGAAKQQKQRDAGKLTARERIDTLLDEGSFLELSTFTEHGGGALMRGVEAPGEGVITGSGSIGGRQVFVFSQDFTVLGGSLGKRNAQKVAKIMDLAAKTGCPIIGLNDSAGARIQEGVDSLSGYGEIFYRNATYSGVVPQISAILGPCAGGAVYSPALTDFILMSRGSSFMFITGPEVIKSVTREEVTFDQLGGADVHNRKSGVAHLEFDGDEAVLDGIRHLLQYLPQNARQKPPSRPTSDSSARQTTELLDIVTPDQRRPYAMHEVIHSLVDGGEFFEIQPLWAKNILCGFAHLGGEVVGIVANNPKVMAGTLNIDASDKAARFIRTCDCYNIPILTLVDVTGFLPGVAQEHAGIIRHGAKMLYAYAEASVPKITLITRKSYGGAYLAMNSRDMGADVVYAWPTAAVAVMGAEGAANIVYRREIQAAENPEAVRAEKIAEYKEAFDNPYVAAAKGYIDEIIPMEDTRRRLIATFKMLEGKEEQRPYRKHGNEPL
- a CDS encoding general stress protein, yielding MTMRPNPLLGDPTKSRVVIATYPDYLQAQRAVDYLSDQKFAVERTAIVGEGLKLVEQVTGRLDWTRALSLGMGQGATTGIFIGLVFAFLGFGGERSFLTLLIDGLLIGVMIGAVWGLLSYALSGGRRDFTSVGGMRADHYSVMADGEVAEQARDLLSGMPHESRGS
- the xpt gene encoding xanthine phosphoribosyltransferase, whose amino-acid sequence is MKTLVSAIQQHGVILPGGILKVDSLVNHQLLPELTREMGVRFAEYFRELKPNKVLTIEVSGIAPALITAIELGVPMVYARKKKPITMKEPSFTAQSVSRTKGGVVNLFVSSEFLGPDDRVIVIDDFLASGGTLRALASMIGSSGAELLGLGCVIEKNFEHGRENLADLGVPIHTLANILELSEAGGVVVVEGR
- a CDS encoding NUDIX hydrolase, which encodes MSHLSRTLPIKRAAHVYLVNDHHLLLVAERMDDGSIFYGLPGGKAHLGESLAAAAVRQVRFETGLSVTDLQFVSLLEGEMLNGTRNECYATFGRFTANFTGELAPTDPEVVGTQWVPFDQVLSLVKFGPPPEVEERNPLIWIPTRDFLRGESRTYYPI